In the Microcoleus sp. FACHB-672 genome, one interval contains:
- a CDS encoding thioredoxin family protein: protein MLLSTISERAFTQEVLESSTPVLVHFWAPWCGLCRMINPILMRYQAEWGDHLKIVGFNADESLKVANTYRLTTLPTLILFEEGKVRHRLDGFNGRDDLRMALEAIALNYAKHSKALCLNQAQERHPYSA from the coding sequence ATGCTGCTGTCAACTATTAGTGAGCGGGCGTTTACACAAGAAGTTTTAGAATCTTCCACTCCTGTTTTAGTTCATTTTTGGGCACCTTGGTGCGGTCTGTGCCGAATGATTAACCCCATATTGATGCGCTATCAAGCCGAGTGGGGCGATCACCTCAAAATTGTTGGATTTAATGCCGACGAAAGTTTAAAAGTAGCCAATACTTACCGTCTCACGACTTTGCCGACGCTTATCCTGTTTGAAGAGGGCAAAGTGCGGCATCGACTCGATGGTTTTAACGGACGAGACGATCTGCGGATGGCGCTAGAAGCGATCGCCCTCAACTACGCAAAACATTCTAAAGCCCTTTGCCTGAACCAGGCACAGGAGCGTCATCCTTATTCAGCCTAG
- a CDS encoding NAD(P)H-quinone oxidoreductase subunit 5: protein MEPIYQYAWVIPVLPLLGAMVVGLGLISFNGLTNRLRQLNAVFIVSLLGAAMVFSFALLWSQIQGHEPYLYTLEWAAAGDFHLRMGYTIDPLTSLMLVIVTTVAFLVMVYTDGYMAHDAGYVRFYAYLSLFSSSMLGLVVSPNLVQVYIFWELVGMCSYLLIGFWYDRKAAADACQKAFVTNRVGDFGLLLGILALYWSTGSFEFNEIGARLQDLVQSGALSGGLAALFAILVFLGPVAKSAQFPLQVWLPDAMEGPTPISALIHAATMVAAGVFLIARMYPVFEGVPVAMDVIAYTGAFTAFLGATIAITQNDIKKGLAYSTISQLGYMVMAMGVGAYGAGLFHLMTHAYFKAMLFLCSGSVIHGMEGVVGHDAVLAQDMRLMGGLRKHMPVTATTFLIGTLAICGIPPFAGFWSKDEILGSTFAANPFLWGVGWVTAGITAFYMFRMYFSTFEGKFRGNDQQIRNQLLAESGKELQPAFGPGAMDPKELEHGSDPHAHHGHSEFPHESPLTMTFPLMALAVPSVLIGLLGTPFANYFEEFIHPPTVMAAVEALHGTPALEHAEEFNLNEFLIMGGSSVGIALIGITLASLMYLSRKIDPAAIAKTIQPLYKLSLNKWYFDNIYDFLFVKGSRRLARQVMEVDYRVVDGAVNLTGLITVLSGEGLKYFETGRAQFYALIVFGAVLGIVIVFGVS, encoded by the coding sequence ATGGAACCAATCTATCAATATGCCTGGGTGATTCCAGTCCTGCCTCTATTAGGGGCAATGGTGGTTGGCCTGGGCTTAATTTCTTTTAATGGGTTAACCAACCGTCTGCGGCAGTTGAATGCTGTGTTTATAGTCTCCTTGCTAGGAGCCGCAATGGTTTTTTCCTTCGCGCTGCTCTGGAGTCAAATTCAAGGTCATGAACCCTATCTTTATACCTTGGAATGGGCTGCAGCAGGAGATTTCCACCTGCGGATGGGCTACACGATTGACCCCCTAACCTCTCTGATGTTGGTCATCGTGACAACCGTAGCCTTTTTGGTAATGGTTTATACAGATGGCTACATGGCTCACGATGCGGGGTATGTGCGCTTCTACGCATACCTGAGCTTGTTTAGCTCCTCGATGTTGGGTCTGGTGGTTAGCCCAAATCTTGTACAAGTTTATATTTTCTGGGAACTGGTCGGTATGTGTTCGTACCTGCTGATCGGGTTCTGGTATGACCGTAAAGCGGCGGCGGATGCTTGCCAAAAGGCGTTTGTCACGAACCGCGTGGGTGACTTTGGTTTGCTGCTGGGAATTCTGGCGCTTTATTGGAGCACCGGCAGCTTTGAATTCAACGAGATCGGGGCACGATTGCAAGATTTGGTGCAGTCTGGTGCTCTGAGTGGTGGCTTGGCCGCCTTGTTTGCAATTCTGGTGTTTTTAGGGCCGGTCGCCAAATCAGCGCAATTTCCCCTGCAAGTCTGGTTGCCGGACGCAATGGAAGGGCCAACCCCCATTTCAGCTTTGATTCACGCTGCAACAATGGTGGCAGCCGGCGTCTTTTTGATCGCCCGGATGTATCCCGTGTTTGAAGGCGTGCCGGTGGCAATGGATGTGATCGCTTACACCGGCGCTTTCACAGCCTTTTTAGGGGCGACGATTGCGATTACTCAAAACGACATTAAAAAAGGCTTAGCTTACTCAACCATCTCCCAGCTCGGCTATATGGTGATGGCAATGGGAGTGGGAGCTTATGGAGCCGGCTTGTTTCATCTGATGACCCACGCTTACTTCAAAGCCATGCTGTTTCTGTGCTCTGGATCAGTGATTCACGGCATGGAAGGCGTTGTGGGTCATGATGCCGTCTTGGCGCAGGATATGCGCTTGATGGGGGGCTTGCGGAAACATATGCCGGTGACAGCCACCACCTTTTTGATTGGAACCTTGGCAATCTGTGGGATTCCTCCGTTTGCCGGCTTCTGGTCTAAGGATGAAATCCTCGGTTCTACGTTTGCCGCAAATCCCTTTCTGTGGGGCGTTGGCTGGGTAACTGCCGGCATTACCGCCTTCTATATGTTCCGGATGTATTTCTCGACATTTGAAGGGAAATTCCGGGGTAATGATCAGCAAATTCGCAACCAGTTGCTTGCAGAAAGCGGCAAAGAACTGCAGCCGGCTTTTGGCCCTGGTGCGATGGATCCCAAGGAATTGGAACATGGCAGCGATCCTCATGCCCATCATGGTCATAGTGAATTTCCTCACGAGTCACCGTTGACGATGACATTCCCCTTGATGGCGCTGGCAGTGCCTTCTGTCCTGATTGGTTTGCTAGGGACTCCCTTTGCAAATTACTTTGAGGAGTTTATCCATCCTCCAACTGTCATGGCGGCTGTGGAAGCCTTGCATGGAACACCGGCACTGGAACACGCAGAGGAATTCAATTTAAACGAATTCCTGATCATGGGCGGCAGTTCGGTCGGGATTGCTTTGATTGGCATCACCCTCGCTTCTTTGATGTATCTGAGTCGCAAGATTGATCCGGCAGCAATCGCCAAGACAATCCAACCACTCTACAAGCTGTCGCTTAATAAGTGGTATTTCGATAACATCTATGATTTCCTCTTCGTCAAAGGTAGCCGCCGGTTAGCGCGGCAAGTGATGGAAGTGGACTATCGGGTTGTTGATGGTGCTGTGAACCTGACAGGTTTAATCACCGTATTGAGTGGCGAAGGGCTGAAATACTTTGAAACAGGTCGCGCTCAATTCTATGCCCTGATTGTATTTGGGGCTGTTTTAGGAATCGTGATTGTCTTTGGAGTAAGTTGA
- a CDS encoding NnrU family protein gives MSFNGLTTSHLIMLGLLLGFAIAHSGLAGLRPWGEKRLGARLYRILFALVSLPLAVVLIVYFFNHRYDGWQLWQVQGVTGVQPAVWVLSAISFFFLYPATFNLLEIAAVTKPQVHLYETGIIRVTRHPQMVGQIIWCIAHTLWIGTSFTLVTSIGLILHHIFGVWHGDRRLASRYGEAFEAVKSRTSITPFLAIIQGRQTFEWREFVRPSYLGVTGFILLLWWAHPLLIRVTASTGW, from the coding sequence ATGTCTTTTAATGGGCTAACAACGAGCCATTTGATCATGCTGGGACTGCTGCTGGGTTTTGCGATCGCTCACAGCGGTTTAGCCGGCTTGCGTCCTTGGGGAGAAAAACGCCTAGGGGCGAGGCTTTACCGCATCTTGTTCGCCCTGGTGAGCTTGCCTTTAGCCGTGGTGCTAATTGTCTATTTCTTTAACCATCGATATGACGGCTGGCAGTTGTGGCAGGTGCAGGGAGTCACAGGAGTACAACCGGCAGTATGGGTACTCTCAGCCATTTCTTTCTTTTTTCTCTACCCAGCTACCTTTAACCTGTTAGAAATCGCAGCGGTGACTAAGCCCCAAGTACACCTCTACGAAACCGGCATCATTCGCGTCACTAGGCACCCCCAGATGGTCGGACAGATCATTTGGTGTATTGCCCACACACTTTGGATCGGCACCTCTTTTACCTTAGTCACTTCCATCGGTTTGATCCTTCACCATATCTTTGGGGTGTGGCATGGAGATCGCCGGCTTGCCAGTCGTTACGGAGAAGCATTTGAAGCCGTCAAATCTCGCACTTCGATTACCCCCTTTTTGGCGATTATCCAAGGCCGGCAAACCTTTGAGTGGCGGGAGTTTGTCCGTCCGTCGTACTTAGGCGTCACCGGCTTCATCCTGCTGCTATGGTGGGCACACCCCCTGTTAATCCGAGTAACAGCCAGCACCGGCTGGTAA